The following are encoded together in the Glycine max cultivar Williams 82 chromosome 8, Glycine_max_v4.0, whole genome shotgun sequence genome:
- the LOC100779104 gene encoding cyclin-D4-1 isoform X1, whose protein sequence is MPSFLHNVVPFPTLFFHPPLNFSLNPLSVFYPIDFFIFMCIKFSSFNPSIEALVSQDESPSLDHKNLNFNNQYLIKDNHHGSEHLLDFSVQSDETVLGLVGREKENLPQDGYLKRLLSGDLDLSVRKEALDWIWKAHAYFDFGPCSLCLSVNYLDRFLSVYELPRGKSWSMQLLAVACLSIAAKMEEIKVPPCVDLQFAFEAKDIQRMELLVLSTLRWKMQASTPFSFLDYFLRKITCDQVIVKSSILRSVGPILNIIKCINFLEFRPSEIAAAVAISVSREMQAEEIDKTLTCFFIVGKERILKCLELIKDLSLIQDSANLGTNLASFVPQSPIGVLDAACLSSISDELTVGSYTDSSLNTPNSKRRRKSD, encoded by the exons ATGCCAAGTTTCCTACATAACGTTGTCCCCTTCCCCACCCTCTTCTTTCATCCTCCACTCAACTTTTCTCTCAATCCTCTAAGTGTCTTCTACCCAatagattttttcatttttatgtgcATAAAGTTTTCTTCTTTCAATCCATCTATTGAAGCACTAGTTTCACAAG ATGAATCTCCTTCATTGGACCACAAAAATCTTAACTTTAACAATCAGTATCTGATTAAGGACAATCATCATGGATCGGAACATTTGTTGGATTTTTCTGTACAGAGCGATGAAACTGTTTTGGGTTTGGTTGGgagggagaaggaaaatttGCCCCAAGATGGTTACCTCAAGAGACTTCTTAGTGGGGACTTGGACTTGAGTGTTAGGAAGGAGGCTCTTGATTGGATTTGGAAG GCTCATGCATACTTTGACTTTGGACCCTGTAGCTTATGTCTATCTGTTAACTACTTGGATCGGTTCCTATCAGTATATGAATTACCA AGAGGCAAAAGTTGGAGTATGCAACTGTTAGCTGTAGCATGTTTGTCAATTGCTGCCAAAATGGAGGAGATTAAAGTGCCTCCTTGTGTAGATTTACAG TTTGCATTTGAAGCTAAAGACATTCAAAGAATGGAACTACTGGTGTTAAGCACATTGAGATGGAAAATGCAAGCTTCAACTCCATTTTCCTTCCTAGATTACTTCCTCAGGAAGATCACTTGTGACCAAGTTATAGTAAAGTCATCCATTTTAAGATCAGTAGGACCCATCCTTAACATAATTAAAT GTAtcaatttcttggaattcaGGCCCTCTGAAATTGCTGCAGCAGTGGCAATTTCTGTATCAAGGGAAATGCAAGCAGAAGAGATTGACAAGACCTTAACATGTTTTTTCATTGTAGGGAAG GAAAGAATTTTGAAGTGTCTTGAATTGATCAAAGATTTGTCCTTGATCCAAGATTCTGCTAACTTAGGCACCAACTTAGCATCATTTGTACCCCAAAGCCCTATTGGGGTGCTGGATGCTGCATGCTTGAGCTCTATAAGTGATGAATTAACAGTTGGATCATATACAGATTCATCCCTTAATACTCCAAATTCTAAGAGGAGGAGGAAATCTGACTAA
- the LOC100779104 gene encoding cyclin-D2-1 isoform X2, producing MEGSIDPATSSLLCLENNDMCFDDFDCNVADESPSLDHKNLNFNNQYLIKDNHHGSEHLLDFSVQSDETVLGLVGREKENLPQDGYLKRLLSGDLDLSVRKEALDWIWKAHAYFDFGPCSLCLSVNYLDRFLSVYELPRGKSWSMQLLAVACLSIAAKMEEIKVPPCVDLQFAFEAKDIQRMELLVLSTLRWKMQASTPFSFLDYFLRKITCDQVIVKSSILRSVGPILNIIKCINFLEFRPSEIAAAVAISVSREMQAEEIDKTLTCFFIVGKERILKCLELIKDLSLIQDSANLGTNLASFVPQSPIGVLDAACLSSISDELTVGSYTDSSLNTPNSKRRRKSD from the exons ATGGAAGGGAGCATTGACCCTGCAACCTCAAGCCTTCTGTGTCTGGAAAACAATGACATGTGCTTTGATGATTTTGATTGTAATGTTGCAGATGAATCTCCTTCATTGGACCACAAAAATCTTAACTTTAACAATCAGTATCTGATTAAGGACAATCATCATGGATCGGAACATTTGTTGGATTTTTCTGTACAGAGCGATGAAACTGTTTTGGGTTTGGTTGGgagggagaaggaaaatttGCCCCAAGATGGTTACCTCAAGAGACTTCTTAGTGGGGACTTGGACTTGAGTGTTAGGAAGGAGGCTCTTGATTGGATTTGGAAG GCTCATGCATACTTTGACTTTGGACCCTGTAGCTTATGTCTATCTGTTAACTACTTGGATCGGTTCCTATCAGTATATGAATTACCA AGAGGCAAAAGTTGGAGTATGCAACTGTTAGCTGTAGCATGTTTGTCAATTGCTGCCAAAATGGAGGAGATTAAAGTGCCTCCTTGTGTAGATTTACAG TTTGCATTTGAAGCTAAAGACATTCAAAGAATGGAACTACTGGTGTTAAGCACATTGAGATGGAAAATGCAAGCTTCAACTCCATTTTCCTTCCTAGATTACTTCCTCAGGAAGATCACTTGTGACCAAGTTATAGTAAAGTCATCCATTTTAAGATCAGTAGGACCCATCCTTAACATAATTAAAT GTAtcaatttcttggaattcaGGCCCTCTGAAATTGCTGCAGCAGTGGCAATTTCTGTATCAAGGGAAATGCAAGCAGAAGAGATTGACAAGACCTTAACATGTTTTTTCATTGTAGGGAAG GAAAGAATTTTGAAGTGTCTTGAATTGATCAAAGATTTGTCCTTGATCCAAGATTCTGCTAACTTAGGCACCAACTTAGCATCATTTGTACCCCAAAGCCCTATTGGGGTGCTGGATGCTGCATGCTTGAGCTCTATAAGTGATGAATTAACAGTTGGATCATATACAGATTCATCCCTTAATACTCCAAATTCTAAGAGGAGGAGGAAATCTGACTAA